CTGGCCGATGGTGCCACGATTGAAAAGATCGCAATCGCTGAGGCCCAGGTGACCCAGGCCAGGGTGAACCTGGAGGAGGCTCAGGAGAAACTTGGCAAGGCCACCCTGCGTGCTCCCTTCGATGGTATCGTAACAGCACTGCATGTAGCCGAGGGTGAGATGGCCAGTGGCCCCGCCGTGGGCCTGGCTGACAGCAACAGCCTTGAGGTTGTTCTGGACGTGGACGAGGTCGATATCGGCGATCTGGCTGTGGGCCAACCGGCCACCATTTCCCTGGAGACCTGGCCCGACGTGGAGATCGACGGAGAAATCGCCTCGATCGCTCCCCAGGCCACCAGCAGCACCAGTGCCATCGTATCATACAAGGTATATCTGAGCCTGGGCCAAACCGATCTACCGGTCTTGATCGGCATGACGGCCAATGCGGATCTCGTCACCGCCGCCAAAGACGATGTGCTTCTGGTGCCCAACCAGGCCATTACGCCTGACCGGGAGACTGGCACCTACTATGTCAACCGTGTAGCATTCGACGATGAAGGCGCCATGATAACTGAAGAAGTCGAGGTGACGATCGGTCTCAAGGACAGTGGCCATACAGAAATCACCAGTGGAATCCAGGAAGGTGATCGCCTCTCTCTCAATACGATTACTGCATCATCGGAGGAAACCGGTGGCAGCATGTTCATGCCGCAGAGGCCCGGTGGTGAGAATGGCGGTGGGCCTTTTGGCAGCAGGTAAACAGTGAATAGTCAACAGTGGTCAGTGATCGGACTTCAGTTTGTGACCCGACTGATCACTAAACACTGTCCGGAAGGACAAAAATGATTGAATTAAAAAACATCACGAAACTATATGAAATGGGAACGCAGACAGTTCATGCCCTCCGTGGGGTCGATCTGACCATTGATACGGGTGAGTATGTCGCCATCATGGGCCCTTCGGGCTCTGGAAAAAGCACATTGATGAACATTATCGGTGCCCTGGATCTGCCCACCAGTGGCATGTATAAGCTTGATGGCATCGACGTCAGCGATATGACCGATGACGACCAGGCCAGAATTCGCAACCAGCGCATTGGGTTCGTCTTCCAGCAGTTCAACCTGCTGCCGCGAACCTCGGCGCTCAAGCAGGTGGCATTGCCCCTGATGTACGCCGGTTTTGGCCGCAGCGAACGCAACGAGAAGGCCAGGGAGGCGCTGCAGATCGTCGGGCTGGGCGATCGCATCGATCACAGGCCAGATGAACTCTCGGGCGGGCAGCAGCAACGGGTTGCGATTGCCCGGGCTTTGGCTGTGGGACCTACCATTATCCTGGCCGATGAGCCCACTGGCGCACTGGACACCCAAACCGGCAAGGAGATCATGGGTATCTTTGAGGGTCTGAATAACCAGGGAATCACCATTGTCATGGTCACGCACGAGGCTGAGGTAGCCAACAGAACAAAACGAAAAATCTGGATTCGGGATGGACTGATCGTGCCCAACGAGCATGACATTGCCGCGAATGGCACCGCGATCCAAGCGCACAATGGGGTCCCGTCTCAGGTGCAGATCCCGCAGGCCAGTGAGGTGCTGGTATGAATATCTCAGAAAGCTTCATGACAGCGCTGGACAGCATTGTAGCCAATAAGCTGCGCTCTATCCTGACCATGCTGGGTGTGATCATCGGCGTTGCGGCAGTCATCGCCCTGTTGTCCATCGGCAATGGGGTCAACGCTTCGATCACCGACGAAATCAACTCGGTTGGAACAAACCTGATAAACATCTCACCTGACAAGGAAAACAGTGGCGGATATCCACCGCTCAGCATGTCCGATGCTGAGGCGCTGGCCAACCCGCTGAACGTGCCCGCGCTCTCCAATGTGGCCGCGATGGTACAGGGAAGCCAGGAGGTGGTCTATAATGGCGCTGCCTTCGGTACCTCAGTCATCGGGGTGACCCCCAACTACTTCGCTGTCAACAACCTGGATGACTTCCAGGCCGGCGATGGCATCGTGCAAAACGACCTGGACAACAGGGAGCGGGTAGCTGTCGTTGGCGTGGATGTGGTCACCGAGCTCTTCGGCGAGGAGTACCCCGTCGGTAGATCGGTCAAGATCAACGGTGTGGACTATGAAATCGTTGGCGTGTTGGAAAGCCAGAGCGGATCGATCGGCGGAAATCCTGATGAAAACGTTTATGTGCCGCTTACCACGGCTCAGTCCCGTCTGTATCCCGACCGCACCCGCACGGGCGAACTGGCTGTCAGCAGCATCTCGGCCCAGGCGGTCAACGAACAGCAGGCGCCTGCGGCCGTCGATCAGATCACGGAAGTGCTGCGCGGGCAACATGATATCGCAGTGGGCGATGAGGACGATTTCAGCATTTTCAGTCAGACGGACCTGTTGGACACCGTCAACGAGATTACGGGCATCATGACAGCCTTTCTGGGCGCCATCGCGGCTATCTCGCTGCTGGTGGGTGGGATTGGCATCATGAACATCATGTTGGTAAGCGTCACCGAGCGCACGCGGGAGATCGGCATTCGCAAGGCTGTCGGTGCTCTGAAGCGCGACATCATGGCCCAATTCCTGTTGGAATCGATGGTTGTAAGTCTGTTAGGCGGCTTCCTGGGCATTGTCCTGGGCATACTTCTGGCCACCGGGGCAGCCAACGTACTGAATCTCTCTACAATTATCTCACCGGATACTGTCATCCTGGCCACCGGCTTCGCCGCCGGCGTGGGCCTGGTGTTCGGTATCTACCCCGCCTGGCGGGCTGCCAGCCTCAGGCCGATCGAGGCGCTGAGGTATGAGTAGTGGACAGTGGGTAGTGGTTGGTGTATAGTGGCCAGAAATCGGAAAGCCGTGAACGGTGATCAGTATTCAGTGGATAATTCGGCGATTTCACCGTTCTGATAGCCATTATACAGTAAACTATGTTCAGGACGGGCCACGGGTTACCTATTACCGATCACTGATCACCACTCACTATCCACCAGAGCGTATGCGTATGGAACAACCTATCATTGTTGCGCGGGAAGTTCAGAAATCCTTCCGCACCGGAAACCTGGATGTCCACGCCCTGCGGGGTATCGATCTGACTGTGGACGCGGGTGAGATGGTGGCCATCATGGGGCCATCAGGCTGTGGCAAAACCACCATGCTCAACTGTCTGTCAGGGTTGGATGAGTTTGACTCTGGCGAGGTGTTGATCGAGGGTGTTGATCTGCGCCTGATGGGTGATCGCCCGCGCACCTCCTACCGCGCCGAGCGGATGGGCTTTGTCTTCCAGACATTCAATCTTCTGCCTGTAATCTCGGCTGTCGAGAACGTTGAACTGCCACTGCTGGTCAGTGGCGTCAAACCCAGAGAAGCCCGGGAGCGGGCCTACGACTCTCTGGACCAGGTGGGACTGTTCGATCGGGCCAGACATCGACCGGCAGAGCTCTCCGCCGGTCAGCGCCAGCGGGTGACGATCGCCCGTGCTCTGATCAACAATCCGGCCATCGTGTGGGCCGATGAACCCACCGGGAACCTGGACAGCGAGACGGCTGACAATATCCTCTCCTTGCTGCGAACCCTCAATGAAGAACAGGGCCAGACCCTGGTGATTGTAACCCATAACCGCGAGATTGGGGAGCTTTGCGACCGCATCGTGCAGATGCGAGATGGGCAAATCCTCGCCAACGGACCGGACGAGCAGGCCTAGGGGGCACAATGTCATTTGTCGATACCCTGGCCGCTGTTCTGCTGGCAGGGGTTGGTCTGATCCTCCTATGGCTAATGGTGGCGGCGATTCGTAATCCCGTTTTGATAAAACTGGGGCTACGCAATATCCCGCGCCGTCCGGCCCAATCAGCCTTGATCGTCGTGGGGTTGACCCTGAGCACGATCATCTTCATGAGCTCGCTCAGCCTGGGCGACACGCTGAATTACTCCGTTCAGCGCAACGCTATCGACGCCTACGGTGCGGTCGACGAGATCATCGCGCCACCGATTCTCTCCCTGCTGGCAGGGGTTGGTGGCGGCGATGCGACCATCGACGATCCAACCACTGAAGCCGAAGAAAACCTGAATAGCCTGCTGGAAGGGGGGCTGACCAGCCTGCTGACGATACTGGAAGGCGGTCTTTTCGGCATAAGTGAAGAACGTTTTCAGCAATTACGGTCTGAAGCCGCCGAAGAGCCGCTGATCGATGCCGTGGCGGGGTCGATTATCTTTCCCACCATCATCCGGGATGTTAACAGCGGTCAGGGCGAACCATTGGGCTTCATCTTTGCGGTGGATAGCGAGTACGATGAGAATTTCGGGCTTACTACGATCGATGGTGAACCGGTGCAGATCGAGAGCCTGGCGTCTGGCGTTGGCAACATCTTCGTCCAGGTTTCCAACCTGATCGATCTTGTGGAAAGCGCGGGGGCCGATCTCGGACTGGAGGGATTCAGCCTGTCAGATGCCGTGATTGCTGTTGCCGGGAGCGCGGCGGCATTGACCGCTCTTTCAGATGAGGGAATCGATCTTGCCGATCTGGATATCGACCTGGAGACCCTGCAATTTCTTGGTGTTGATACGGCGCCACTTGAGGAAGCCGGGATCGATTCCTTGAGCCTGGAAACATTGGGCCTGGACGAGCCACAGTTGGATGCGTTGGGTGTCACCACGACAACCGTGAGTCTGGAGTCCCTTGGAATCGATGTTTCTGGTGTCCAATCGACGGCATCGGACCTGCTGGCTGGCTTCAATCTGAATACTCTGGGCGGGGATATCGACAGCGCACTTGGCCAGGTCGGCCTGCAATTGCGCCAGGGTGACGTTTATCTGAATCGATTGGGCGCCGACCAACTTGATGCCCGCGTGGGCGATGTGGTGGAAGTCTATATCGGACCGATTCCCATCCGCTTTCGAGTCAGGGCCATCGTCGAGGCGGCGGGTCCCATGGGTGCCTTGCTGCCGGTGGTGATGATGCCGCTGGATGAGGCGCAGAAGCTGCTGTTCATGGATGGAAAGATCAACAATGTGTTGGTTTCCAACCTGGGGGATGAGCAGGAAGGACTGGTCCACACGGAGGCGGTCAGCGAGCGCCTGCGTGTGCTGGCGCTGGATCCGGACGCGGTAGAGAGGGTAACAGCTATCCTGCGCCGGCCCGCGGTTATGCGAGCTGTGCAAGCCAGAGCCTTTCAGCCCTTCGATGAATTCGGTGATGGTTTTCATAGGCCGCCACCTATCGTCGCCGACTTCATTCGGGATGCCGCCGGCTTCGATGAACTGGGTCAACAGATCGAAACCCTGCCGGCCGAACTGGAGACACCAGGTATCAGCGATGGATTGCGTGTATTGTTGGCCAGTAATGGGGTCCGCCAGTGGTTGACCGGACTGGATCTGAGTCCACAGGATGCCCTGGACCTCGACCAGGCACTGCGCCAGCTCAACGAGTTCGATCTGCTTGATCCGCTGAGTAAATCCACCATTGTTACAGCCGCCAACGTAGGTGGCACTGTGTTCACATCCATGTTTACGCTGTTCGGAATGTTGTCGATCCTGGCAGCCATACTGCTCATCTTCCTCATCTTTGTCATGCTGGCAGCTGAGCGCAGGAGCGAAATCGGTATGGCGCGGGCTATCGGCGTGCAGCGCAGCCATGTTGTGCAGATGTTTGTCGCCGAGGGTGTGGTCTACGACCTGGCCGCCGCGGCCCTCGGTATCCTTCTGGGATTGGCTGTCTCCTATGCCATGATCGGTTATATCGGGGGCCTCTTCAACGATGTCGTCGGTCTGCTGGGTGGCCAGAGCAGTGTCTTCACCTTTCACTTCAGAGGAGTTCCCAGTTCAATTGTTATCGCCTATACGGCAGGGGTGATTCTTACTTTTTTCGTCGTGGCTTTAGCATCCTGGCGGGTCAGTCGCATGAACATCGTGGCAGCGATGCGGGATCTGCCCGAAAGCACCAGCCGCGGTAATGGATCAACCGCAGGTAGGCTGTTGAGATTCTTGCTCGGTCCTTTTTTGCTTCTGGCAGGCATTCTGCTGATTGTGATCCCCGCTGAAGTCGAAGGGAATCGCGTCAGGCTGGCAGTAACTTTGCTTCTGGCAGGCAGCAGTTTCCTGGCTGGTTCTTTGCTGGGGCGCACGCGGTTGCGCAAAGAGAGCATCCGACGTGTTGTCTACACGATCATTGGCCTTGGCCTCGTGTTGATCTGGGGCGTGCCGTGGCTGGACTGGCTTGGAGTTTCCAGCAGCCTGTTCGACCAGGACCTCGGCTTAGCAGGGCTGACCTTTGCCCTGACAGCGCCGCTGGTGATACTGGGAGCAATCATGGTTGTGATGTTCAATGCCGATGCCTGGACGGGAGCGATCAATGGTCTGCTGGGAGGCATCGGCGCGCTTTCTCCCGTGTTGAAGACGGCTATTGCCTATCCTCTGAGCTCGCGCTTTCGTACGGGCATGACCATGCTGTTATTCGCCATGGTCATCAGTACGGTGACAATCATGTCGGTGGTGATCGAGGCCACCGAAACGCTGGTTGAATCTGACGGCGCGCGCAGCGCAGGATTTGAGATTGAAGCCGGTTTTTCCCTGCTTAGCTTCTTCGATCCGATGGAAGACCTGGAGTCTGAGATCAAAACCAGTACAGAATTCTCTGGGGAAACCATCGATGCCGTTGGCAGTGTTACCGATCTGTTTATTGAGGCGCGGCAGGCTGAGGAAAGCACAGAGTTGGCTGATTTCTGGGGTAACACTCAATTTAGCGGCTTGAACGAAGGTTATCTGAATCAAGCAGAGCAGTATTACATCTTCAGGGCACGGGCTGCCGGTTTCGAAAGTGACGCCGACGTCTGGCAGGCCCTGCGCGAGAGGGATGACGTCGTTGTTGTCACCAGCGACCTGGTCTCCGATCGCTTTTCTTCCTTTGAGCGAGTCGGCCCACACGGCCGGGGTCCCGGTTTTGAAGGTGGGTTTGGCGGCTTTTTCCGTCTCGACGCTATCGATCCGGATGGTGACACGTTGCCTGAGATCCACCTGGCGCTGCGCCAACGGGAGGGACAAGGGACCATGCAATCGGTCCAGGTTATCGGAGTGCTGGAAGATGAGAAGACACTGGCCAGTGGCTGGATCCAGGGCAACGTCCGTGTCCTGGAAGCCGTGACCGGGGAGGCGGTTGCACCCGATAGATATTACCTGAAAGTAAGTGACGGCGCCGACGCCCGGCGGGTAGCCGCCGATCTGGAGCGGGCGTTTTTAGGCAACGCCCTGGAGGCGAGCCTCCTGACAGACAGCGATTTCGCCATCCAGGCCGCAACGCGAGGCATGTTGCAGCTATTCCAGGGTTTTCTGGCCCTTGGCCTTCTGGTGGGAATCGCTGCACTGGGTGTGATCAGCACGCGAAGCGTGGTGGAACGCCGCCAGCAGGTGGGCATGCTGCGCGCAATTGGTTATCAATCGAATATGGTGGCCCTCTCTTTTCTGCTGGAATCGAGTTTCATTGCCCTTACCGGGATCTTGATCGGGGTAGCGGCCGGCGTGATTCTGGGTGGTGACATCGTATCGGTCTTTTATGGGACCATTGCGCCCGATCAGAGCTTTGCCATTCCCTGGTCACAGATAGGTTTCATTGTGCTGCTGGCATATCTGTTTTCCTTGTTAACGACCTTGCTGCCGGCCTACCAGGCATCGCGCATCTACCCCGCGGAAGCATTGCGCTACGAATAGCGCTGGAATCGAACCCGTAAATGGGTCCCATTTCATTAGCCTTGATGTTGATCATTGGTTTAGTCACAGGCGCGTATCCTTCTCTAAAACACTACCTTCATAATTGCTGAACAGAATTGTTTTATTCTCATTTTAGCCTTTTCGGTCAGGCTGGCCGATCGAACTTGCCTGGAACCCATCTGCTCGCGTGACAAGGGTGTCCATGGTCATGCACGGCCATGACCGCAGGCACTATCGTTTCATTCGTTTTTTCGGTAGACTGAATGGCATGACGCGACAAGGGTGTGCCCCCGTTTTTGGCAGGTTTTCCCTTGAGCGAGCAACCGGACCCGGAAATACCCAGGTGTTTCCAGGTCCTGGCGTTGAATGGAGGTTACCAATGATACAAAAAGCTTTCGTGACAGCAGTTCTTTTGACAATGATGTCGTTTCTGGCTGCCTGTGGAGGGGTTGGCCAATCATTGCCGGGCGCGCGGGTCGAAGCCCAAACAGTTGAGTCTCCAGTGGAAGTTGATGCGGACACCACCGGTCGTGTCGCTGTTGAACCCAGCGCGTCTTCTGAAGCGATTGAGGTGGTCTTCCAGCCAGCACACCAATCGCAAGCGACTGCTGCCTTGACCACAGAAACCAAATCTGAAACCGCCGCTGTCGAGATTGAAAAGGAAGAGTACGAGATTGTCGACATTATGCTCAGGGGCACTGCCCTGTCGCAAACGTCAGTTCACGATCTTCCCGATGACGCCTCAGCCGTGGTGGGCCAGTTGGAAGCCAACGACGACGTGATCGTGACCCGGGCTCAGGGGGATTGGTATGAGATCATCTATTTCGGCGATGGCAGTCGCCATGCATGGGTGCCGCAGTTGATGGTAAGCCTGGACAGCCATTCAACAGAGCCGGTTGATCAGATTGCTGAGACATCCGGCCAGGACTCCCAGGAACCCCAACTCATCGAGCAGCAACCTGCAGGTACACAGGGAACCGTGCTGGTATCGACATTGAATGCTCGAAGCGGCCCCGGTACAGAGAGTGCCGTTCTGGGCCGGTTGAACCAAAACGAAACAGTGACCGTTGTGGATCGCCAGGACGACTGGCTGCAGATCGTGTTTGAGCAGGCACCCGGGGACCTGGCCTGGGTCAGCAGTGATTACGTCTGGCTCGAGGGTGAGGAACCACCGATTCTGTCCCAGTCAGCAGTGGTCGTTAGCCCCGACAGTGGATTGCATGGGACGCTGGTTTTTCAAACCAGCAGTGGCGGCGCGATCTACACCTATGACCTCGACAGCGGCGCACTGAATCTCCTGACGCATGGCCTGGATCCCGCGCTCTCCCCCGATGGCCGGCAAGTAGCATTTACCCGCTGGGAAGAGCCGCGCGGCCTCTATGTTATCGATGTCGATGGCAGCAACGAACGCTTATTGCTCGGTGGCAACCTGATGAAGAGCCCGACCTGGAGCCCTGATGGCCAGCAACTGGTCTACAACCAACAGCAGGGTGGTCGCGAATCTCAAACGTTTTTGACTCCCCGTGGCGAGTTCACGATTCCAGCCGATCCATTCTGGCGCCTGCAGGTCATCGGCGTGGATGGCCAGGGATTAGAGGGGGTTGAGGACAAGGAACACAGCTTCAATCCGGCCTGGTCAGATCGTGGCATCCTCTTTGCCGATACTATGAGCATCTACGTGACCGCTCCCGATGGGTCGCCCGGGCTGATATACGAAGGCGCGAATTTCGTTCGAAATCCCATCTGGTCGCCCGATGGGCAGACTATTATTGCCACCATGCAGTTCCACGATCATTGGGAGGTTGTCCGCTTCAACGCCGATGGTTCCGGGTTGACACGGTTGACACAGAATATCGAGGGCGTCAACAGTGTATCGCCAACCTGGTCACCTGACAGCAAGCAGATTCTCTATCTCAGCGACGCAAACGATGACTGGCAGTTGTGGACCGTGGACGTCGATGGCGGTAACCAGACTCCGTTGCTGTCAGACGCATTGGCCGAGATCGACTTCCAGTATGGCTTCATGGCGGAGCATGTAGCAGATTGGCGGTAGACCCTTCATTCTTTCTTAACATATTCCTGCTATAATTCTGAACGAGAACGAACCGATAGGTTCACTTCGTGAGATTTGTAAAAAAAAGAAAACATGGCCTCCGGGAGTTTAGCACAGCAAAAATCACCCTTCCGGAGAGTAGCGAAGACAGGAGAAACAACCCGCATGTCGCGCAAACTGATCATCGTTTTGCTGACTATTGGCATCATCGCTGTTGCGATCGGTGGTTATTATTACTACAACGAAGTCTACGTGGTTGCCCAGGAGCCGGAGGAGCCGCCGATTCAGACCGCGACGGTCCGGCAGGGTGAACTGGTTGTCTCTGCCACGGGTGCCGGCACGGTGATTCCCGTCACCGAAACCAATCTCGGTTTCCGCTCTGGTGGCATTCTCTCGGAACTGCTCGTTCAGGTGGGAGACCAGGTGAAGGCAGGCGATATCCTGGCCCGGGTCGACGACACCGAGTCGCAACTGCAAGTGGAACAGGCCGGGATCAACCTGCGTACTGCCGAGTTGCAACTGGAAAAACTGCTGGAAGACCCCGGAACCGCTGATCTGGCTTCCGCCCAGTCCAGCCTGGTATCTGCGTTGGCTGATCAGGAGTCCCTCCTGACGCCCGCGACCAATGAAGAACTGGCGGCGGCCCAACAGAATCTGCTTAGCGCCCAACAAACCCTGAATGATCTGTTGTCCGGTCCGGCCGATGATGATATGGCCGGCGCCCGGGCTGAGCTGGCTCTGGCTGAAATCGCCGTTCAGCAGGCGCAGTCTGATTACGATAAGGTTGCCTGGCGTTCGGATATTGGGCAGTTGCAGCAATCCGTTGCCTTGCAGGAGGCCACCATCGCTTTTGACAAGGCCAAATCCAACTATGACGCCCAGGCGGCCGGGGCCAGCGCTGACCAGATTTCGTCTTCGCGGGCGCAGGTGTCCCAGGCTCAAGCTACCCTGGATGCTCTGCAGGAAGGGCCTACCGGGCAACAGCTGGCCGCCGCGCAGGCCAAGGTTGATCTGGCCCAGGCCCAGCTCGACTCGCTGATGGAGGGTACCGGCGTTCTCGACATCGAGCTGGCTCAACTGAGCGTGGATCAAGCGCAGAAGAATCTGGATTCTGCTGACAACACATTGGCCGATACAGAGCTTATCGCACCCTTTGAAGGCGTTGTCACCAGCCTGGACTCGCAAGTTGGCGAAAATGTCGGAAGCAGTGCCTTCATTCACCTGGCCGATCTTGGGCAGCCTCTGCTGGAGATATTCCTGGACGAGACAGACCTGGACAAGGTGGCAACCGGCTTCGAGGTCGACGTGGTGTTTGACGCTTTCCCGGATGACACGTTTGTCGGCACCGTGGTTCAGGTGGATCCATCGCTGGCAACGGAGAGTGGCACCACCGTGGTGCGGGCGCTGGTACGCCTCGATGAAGCCTCCTTTGCCAAACCCCTGGTTCTGCCCATTGGCCTGAATGCAACCGTGGAGGTCATCGGTGGCCGAGCCAATAATGCCATGTTGGTGCCCGTCGAAGCGCTGCGGGAGATTACCCCTGGTCAGTTTGCGGTTTTCGTCATGGAAAATGGTGAGCCGAAACTGCAGATGGTAGAGGTGGGACTGATGGATTTCACCTTCGCTGAGATCGTTTCCGGTCTCGAGCGGGGCGATGTGGTCTCCACCGGGATCATACGGACGCAGTAGCTGCCAAAAAAGATAACACTATGACACAGTCTTTTCCCATTATCGAAGCAAAAAACCTGCACAAAATCTACACCATGGGCGACATCGAGGTAAGAGCCCTGAACGGGGTCGATCTACACATTGATCCGGGCGAATTTGTGGCCGTCATGGGACCATCGGGATCGGGCAAGAGTACCCTGATGAACATTCTGGGTTGTCTGGATCGCCCCACCGAAGGGGACTATGTGCTCGACGGTGTAGACGTCAGCCATCTCGACAAGGTGCAGCTTGCTCACATTCGCGGCAGCAAAATTGGTTTCATTTTTCAATCGTTTAACCTGCTGTCCCGCACCAGCGCACTGCGCAATGTGATGTTGCCTCTTGTCTACCGCCGCAACGGCAAGCTTTCACCTGCAGAACGGGAAGAGAAAGCTGTTGCCGCATTGGAAGCAGTCGGTTTGGCGGATCGTATGCACCATGATCCCAATGAGCTTTCGGGCGGCCAACGACAACGTGTTGCCATTGCTCGTGCCCTGGTGAATGATCCTGCATTGCTCATGGCCGATGAACCCACAGGAAACCTGGATACCAGGACGGGTGAAGAGATAATGACCATTTTACACCAATTGCATGGTCTGGGTCGCACCATTGTGATGGTCACCCACGAACAGTACGTTGCCGAGCAGACGGAGCGCTCCATCGTCCTGGTGGATGGACAGGTTTCTCCCGATGGCCGGATGCCGGGAGATGCGCGATGAGCACGCACGATACAACGCAACCGTTGCCAGTGCCCGTTTCTGGCGATCAGGCGGCAGTGGTAGAGTCGGCCGGGGGGCTGATCAGTCCTGCCGAGATCCTGCGAATTGCCTGGGAAGGAATTGCCCGCAACAAGGTGCGCTCGCTGTTGACCATGTTGGGCGTGATCATCGGTGTGGCTGCGGTCATCATCATGATCTCTATCAGTGCCGGCACCGAGGCCACCATTGCCGAACAGATCCAGGGGCTGGGCGCCAACCTGGCGTTCATTCAGGCATCCTTTGGGCGAGGCAGACCGGGGAGCGGCGATTCAGGGCCGATGCTGGTCTACGATGACACCGCGGTCGTGGAGAGTGTGCCTGGTGTGGTGGGCACTGTAGTCGACCAGACCACCGGCAAGACAGTCAAGGCCGATGGAACGAGCTTGACCGATGTGCCGGTGATGGGCACCACACCCGATTTTCCATCGGTGCGCGATGTGGATATCGCCCGGGGACGGTTTTTCAACGAGGTAGAATTAGAACGCAAGGCAAAAGTGGCCATCTTGGGCGCTTCGCTGGCAGAGGAACTGTTTGGCGATGGCGACCCTATTGGACAGCAAGTTACCATCGACACGACCCGGCTTACGGTGATCG
This DNA window, taken from Chloroflexota bacterium, encodes the following:
- a CDS encoding ABC transporter ATP-binding protein → MIELKNITKLYEMGTQTVHALRGVDLTIDTGEYVAIMGPSGSGKSTLMNIIGALDLPTSGMYKLDGIDVSDMTDDDQARIRNQRIGFVFQQFNLLPRTSALKQVALPLMYAGFGRSERNEKAREALQIVGLGDRIDHRPDELSGGQQQRVAIARALAVGPTIILADEPTGALDTQTGKEIMGIFEGLNNQGITIVMVTHEAEVANRTKRKIWIRDGLIVPNEHDIAANGTAIQAHNGVPSQVQIPQASEVLV
- a CDS encoding ABC transporter permease, which gives rise to MNISESFMTALDSIVANKLRSILTMLGVIIGVAAVIALLSIGNGVNASITDEINSVGTNLINISPDKENSGGYPPLSMSDAEALANPLNVPALSNVAAMVQGSQEVVYNGAAFGTSVIGVTPNYFAVNNLDDFQAGDGIVQNDLDNRERVAVVGVDVVTELFGEEYPVGRSVKINGVDYEIVGVLESQSGSIGGNPDENVYVPLTTAQSRLYPDRTRTGELAVSSISAQAVNEQQAPAAVDQITEVLRGQHDIAVGDEDDFSIFSQTDLLDTVNEITGIMTAFLGAIAAISLLVGGIGIMNIMLVSVTERTREIGIRKAVGALKRDIMAQFLLESMVVSLLGGFLGIVLGILLATGAANVLNLSTIISPDTVILATGFAAGVGLVFGIYPAWRAASLRPIEALRYE
- a CDS encoding ABC transporter ATP-binding protein yields the protein MEQPIIVAREVQKSFRTGNLDVHALRGIDLTVDAGEMVAIMGPSGCGKTTMLNCLSGLDEFDSGEVLIEGVDLRLMGDRPRTSYRAERMGFVFQTFNLLPVISAVENVELPLLVSGVKPREARERAYDSLDQVGLFDRARHRPAELSAGQRQRVTIARALINNPAIVWADEPTGNLDSETADNILSLLRTLNEEQGQTLVIVTHNREIGELCDRIVQMRDGQILANGPDEQA
- a CDS encoding FtsX-like permease family protein, with translation MSFVDTLAAVLLAGVGLILLWLMVAAIRNPVLIKLGLRNIPRRPAQSALIVVGLTLSTIIFMSSLSLGDTLNYSVQRNAIDAYGAVDEIIAPPILSLLAGVGGGDATIDDPTTEAEENLNSLLEGGLTSLLTILEGGLFGISEERFQQLRSEAAEEPLIDAVAGSIIFPTIIRDVNSGQGEPLGFIFAVDSEYDENFGLTTIDGEPVQIESLASGVGNIFVQVSNLIDLVESAGADLGLEGFSLSDAVIAVAGSAAALTALSDEGIDLADLDIDLETLQFLGVDTAPLEEAGIDSLSLETLGLDEPQLDALGVTTTTVSLESLGIDVSGVQSTASDLLAGFNLNTLGGDIDSALGQVGLQLRQGDVYLNRLGADQLDARVGDVVEVYIGPIPIRFRVRAIVEAAGPMGALLPVVMMPLDEAQKLLFMDGKINNVLVSNLGDEQEGLVHTEAVSERLRVLALDPDAVERVTAILRRPAVMRAVQARAFQPFDEFGDGFHRPPPIVADFIRDAAGFDELGQQIETLPAELETPGISDGLRVLLASNGVRQWLTGLDLSPQDALDLDQALRQLNEFDLLDPLSKSTIVTAANVGGTVFTSMFTLFGMLSILAAILLIFLIFVMLAAERRSEIGMARAIGVQRSHVVQMFVAEGVVYDLAAAALGILLGLAVSYAMIGYIGGLFNDVVGLLGGQSSVFTFHFRGVPSSIVIAYTAGVILTFFVVALASWRVSRMNIVAAMRDLPESTSRGNGSTAGRLLRFLLGPFLLLAGILLIVIPAEVEGNRVRLAVTLLLAGSSFLAGSLLGRTRLRKESIRRVVYTIIGLGLVLIWGVPWLDWLGVSSSLFDQDLGLAGLTFALTAPLVILGAIMVVMFNADAWTGAINGLLGGIGALSPVLKTAIAYPLSSRFRTGMTMLLFAMVISTVTIMSVVIEATETLVESDGARSAGFEIEAGFSLLSFFDPMEDLESEIKTSTEFSGETIDAVGSVTDLFIEARQAEESTELADFWGNTQFSGLNEGYLNQAEQYYIFRARAAGFESDADVWQALRERDDVVVVTSDLVSDRFSSFERVGPHGRGPGFEGGFGGFFRLDAIDPDGDTLPEIHLALRQREGQGTMQSVQVIGVLEDEKTLASGWIQGNVRVLEAVTGEAVAPDRYYLKVSDGADARRVAADLERAFLGNALEASLLTDSDFAIQAATRGMLQLFQGFLALGLLVGIAALGVISTRSVVERRQQVGMLRAIGYQSNMVALSFLLESSFIALTGILIGVAAGVILGGDIVSVFYGTIAPDQSFAIPWSQIGFIVLLAYLFSLLTTLLPAYQASRIYPAEALRYE
- a CDS encoding SH3 domain-containing protein, with amino-acid sequence MIQKAFVTAVLLTMMSFLAACGGVGQSLPGARVEAQTVESPVEVDADTTGRVAVEPSASSEAIEVVFQPAHQSQATAALTTETKSETAAVEIEKEEYEIVDIMLRGTALSQTSVHDLPDDASAVVGQLEANDDVIVTRAQGDWYEIIYFGDGSRHAWVPQLMVSLDSHSTEPVDQIAETSGQDSQEPQLIEQQPAGTQGTVLVSTLNARSGPGTESAVLGRLNQNETVTVVDRQDDWLQIVFEQAPGDLAWVSSDYVWLEGEEPPILSQSAVVVSPDSGLHGTLVFQTSSGGAIYTYDLDSGALNLLTHGLDPALSPDGRQVAFTRWEEPRGLYVIDVDGSNERLLLGGNLMKSPTWSPDGQQLVYNQQQGGRESQTFLTPRGEFTIPADPFWRLQVIGVDGQGLEGVEDKEHSFNPAWSDRGILFADTMSIYVTAPDGSPGLIYEGANFVRNPIWSPDGQTIIATMQFHDHWEVVRFNADGSGLTRLTQNIEGVNSVSPTWSPDSKQILYLSDANDDWQLWTVDVDGGNQTPLLSDALAEIDFQYGFMAEHVADWR